A genomic stretch from Chitinophagaceae bacterium includes:
- a CDS encoding T9SS type A sorting domain-containing protein, producing the protein MSKRLLFKCISQTKSLTLFLICTTWITSLANAQTPIFSPGMTITCLNGCNSGGDIVDNVIDGSYATKFLDFNQVNTGFTVNTNVAAVVTNRIDLTTGNDAANRDPRDYTLEGSNDGSSWTTITSGSLPCVAARGYTHSYTFSNATAYSWYRVSFSTVCDALNSNSMQIAEVQLYSGVLLPIKLISFSSQLKNENAELKWSIAEAEEDAEYNLQRSTDGRSFYSINIQRGNMHSTSFNYTDQSVKNGTTYYRLKMTDKEGKITYSNIALVKQGGKGVSVVVYPNPVQKAGSVQISTHNATLESWKLINAFGTTLVQKNNIRVNGSVTVQLPASLTPGVYYFQFITDKGTHSERIIVQ; encoded by the coding sequence ATGAGTAAAAGGCTACTATTTAAATGTATTTCTCAAACAAAATCCCTCACTCTGTTTTTGATTTGTACCACCTGGATCACTTCACTGGCAAATGCACAGACTCCCATTTTTTCACCCGGTATGACAATCACCTGTTTAAATGGATGTAACAGCGGGGGCGACATTGTTGATAATGTAATTGACGGAAGTTATGCAACAAAATTTCTTGACTTTAACCAGGTAAATACTGGTTTTACTGTCAATACAAATGTGGCAGCGGTTGTTACCAACCGCATTGATTTAACAACTGGAAACGATGCTGCCAACCGTGACCCGAGAGATTATACATTGGAAGGTTCAAATGATGGGAGTTCATGGACAACTATTACTTCAGGTTCACTGCCATGTGTTGCGGCAAGGGGTTACACGCACAGTTATACCTTCAGTAATGCCACCGCTTATTCCTGGTACAGGGTATCTTTTTCAACTGTGTGCGACGCCCTGAATTCAAACTCCATGCAGATTGCGGAAGTACAATTGTATTCAGGAGTGTTATTGCCCATCAAATTAATATCCTTCAGTTCACAACTGAAAAACGAAAATGCAGAATTGAAGTGGAGTATAGCAGAAGCAGAAGAAGATGCAGAGTATAATCTGCAGCGCAGTACAGATGGAAGAAGTTTTTACTCCATCAATATACAGCGTGGTAATATGCATAGTACAAGTTTCAATTACACTGATCAGTCGGTAAAAAATGGCACCACTTACTACCGGTTAAAAATGACCGATAAGGAAGGGAAAATTACTTACAGCAATATCGCTCTTGTGAAACAGGGTGGTAAAGGAGTAAGCGTTGTGGTTTACCCGAACCCTGTACAAAAAGCAGGTTCAGTACAAATCAGTACACATAATGCAACACTTGAAAGCTGGAAACTGATCAATGCATTTGGAACAACCCTGGTGCAGAAAAATAATATCCGTGTCAATGGAAGTGTAACGGTGCAGCTCCCTGCATCCTTAACTCCCGGTGTTTATTATTTTCAGTTTATCACTGATAAAGGCACACACAGCGAACGGATCATCGTTCAATAA
- a CDS encoding T9SS type A sorting domain-containing protein, translating to MRLRNRGERVVLNWATSLEEEAKDFVIEHSTDAINWRSVGTELAKNTAAANYYQFTHSLPDKTLNFYRLKQRDENGRFAYSKTVSVRFAGVSKPLIYSNPISNGILSIRMEQAGQVQLFTQQGQLVLNKQLGAGIQQMNISHLAKGVYMVKFNDLTASIIIQ from the coding sequence TTGCGGCTAAGAAACAGGGGTGAAAGAGTAGTGCTGAACTGGGCTACATCACTGGAAGAAGAAGCTAAAGACTTTGTGATTGAACACAGTACTGATGCCATTAACTGGCGTTCAGTTGGAACTGAACTGGCAAAAAATACTGCAGCTGCAAACTACTATCAGTTTACACATAGTTTACCTGACAAAACCCTGAATTTCTACCGTTTGAAACAGCGTGATGAAAACGGACGTTTTGCTTACAGTAAAACAGTAAGTGTTCGTTTTGCAGGTGTATCAAAACCACTGATCTATTCTAACCCGATTTCTAACGGAATCCTTTCTATCAGAATGGAACAGGCAGGACAGGTTCAGTTGTTTACGCAGCAGGGTCAATTGGTATTGAACAAACAATTAGGTGCAGGCATTCAGCAGATGAATATTTCTCATCTTGCAAAAGGCGTGTACATGGTTAAGTTCAATGATTTAACTGCAAGTATCATTATACAATAA